A stretch of Pangasianodon hypophthalmus isolate fPanHyp1 chromosome 9, fPanHyp1.pri, whole genome shotgun sequence DNA encodes these proteins:
- the dnajc8 gene encoding dnaJ homolog subfamily C member 8, whose protein sequence is MAASAGASAAQSSTRDDAFQTFYSEVKQIEKRDSVLTSKQQIDRLLRPGSTYFNLNPFEVLQIDPEATDEELKKRFRQLSILVHPDKNQDDVDRAQQAFEAVDKAYKLLLDPEQKKRAMDVIHAGKEYIEHNMNQKRKQLKKEGKSTVIEEDDPEVFRQAVYKQTMKLFAELELKRKEREAKEMHERKRQREEEIETQERAKREKEWQKNFEDSRDGRVDSWRNFQAKGKSKEKKNRTFLKPPKVKMEQRD, encoded by the exons ATGGCGGCTTCGGCAGGCGCCTCCGCGGCTCAGAGTAGCACCAGGGATGATGCGTTTCAGACATTTTATTCAGAG GTCAAGCAAATTGAAAAGCGAGACTCTGTACTGACATCCAAACAGCAGATAGATCGATTGTTGCGGCCCGGCTCGACGTATTTCAACCTGAACCCGTTTGAG gtcTTACAGATTGACCCAGAGGCCACGGATGAAGAGCTGAAGAAGAGGTTTCGCCAG TTGTCCATTTTGGTCCATCCGGATAAGAACCAGGACGATGTAGACAGAGCACAGCAGGCCTTTGAAG CGGTTGATAAGGCATACAAGCTGCTTCTGGATCCCGAGCAGAAGAAAAGGGCCATGGATGTGATTCATGCAGGAAAAGAATACATCGAGCATAAT ATGAATCAGAAGAGGAAGCAGTTGAAGAAAGAGGGCAAGTCCACAGTGATAGAGGAGGACGACCCGGAAGTG TTCAGGCAGGCTGTGTATAAACAGACCATGAAGCTGTTTGCCGAGCTGGAGCTcaagaggaaggagagagaagcCAAGGAAATGCACGAGAG aaaaagGCAAAGAGAAGAGGAGATTGAAACACAGGAGAGAgcgaagagagagaaagagtggcAGAAGAACTTTGAG GATTCGAGGGATGGACGTGTGGACAGCTGGAGAAACTTCCAAGCTAAAGGTAAAAGCAAGGAGAAGAAGAACCGGACGTTCCTCAAGCCTCCCAAGGTCAAAATGGAGCAAAGAGATTAA